A section of the Alkalihalobacillus sp. LMS39 genome encodes:
- the spoVAD gene encoding stage V sporulation protein AD — protein MLVGHRTWKFENKPVLISTGTVGGPFEANGKLANDFDTLHDDLWIGQDSYEKAHRVLMEEACQQAIEKAHLQKEKIEFMLAGDLVNQITPSSFASRTLEIPYFGLFGACSTSMEGLALGAFIVNAKGANYILTGSSSHNSAIEKQFRYPTEYGAQKPPTAQWTVTAAGVGILAQQGEGPVITSATIGRVVDMGLSDPFNMGAAMAPAAVDTIEAHFRDLQIDPSHYDLIATGDLGKIGHSIAEDLFKKHGVTFEKGQFDDCGLMIYKDDQPVMSGASGSGCSAAVAYGHLINRMKKGEIKRMLIVATGALLSPLSFQQKESIPCIAHAVSIEAGGVH, from the coding sequence ATGCTTGTCGGTCATCGAACTTGGAAGTTTGAAAATAAACCTGTCCTCATTTCCACAGGAACAGTAGGAGGCCCATTTGAGGCAAATGGGAAATTAGCCAATGACTTTGACACATTACATGATGATTTATGGATTGGGCAAGACTCCTATGAAAAAGCACATCGGGTTCTTATGGAAGAAGCGTGTCAACAAGCAATAGAGAAAGCGCATCTCCAAAAAGAAAAAATTGAATTTATGCTAGCAGGAGATTTGGTCAACCAAATTACACCATCAAGCTTTGCAAGCCGAACGTTAGAGATTCCTTATTTTGGTTTATTCGGGGCTTGTTCAACGTCGATGGAAGGCTTAGCACTAGGGGCATTTATTGTAAATGCCAAAGGCGCAAATTATATTTTAACGGGTTCATCAAGTCATAATTCTGCTATTGAAAAGCAATTTCGTTATCCGACAGAGTATGGAGCGCAAAAGCCGCCGACGGCACAATGGACAGTGACGGCAGCTGGTGTTGGTATTTTAGCTCAACAAGGGGAAGGGCCAGTCATTACTTCTGCTACGATTGGTCGAGTTGTTGATATGGGGTTAAGTGACCCCTTTAACATGGGTGCGGCTATGGCTCCGGCAGCAGTAGATACAATTGAAGCCCATTTTCGTGATTTGCAAATTGACCCTTCTCATTATGATTTAATTGCAACGGGAGACTTAGGTAAAATCGGGCATTCTATTGCCGAAGATTTATTTAAAAAGCATGGGGTCACTTTTGAAAAAGGGCAATTTGATGATTGTGGCTTAATGATTTATAAAGACGACCAGCCGGTAATGTCTGGAGCTAGTGGTTCAGGTTGCTCTGCGGCTGTTGCGTATGGTCATCTTATTAATCGAATGAAAAAAGGTGAAATCAAACGAATGCTTATTGTGGCAACAGGAGCTCTTCTTTCTCCATTATCGTTTCAACAAAAAGAATCGATACCTTGTATTGCACATGCTGTATCGATTGAAGCGGGAGGGGTTCATTGA
- a CDS encoding thiol-disulfide oxidoreductase ResA — MIRKRLLLRTSILVVITIALVYTFYTNFFADKSSVRVGEEPINFVLTTLEGERIELADYKGQGVFLNFWGTYCKPCEEEMPIMDDFYQIYKDQGVEIIAVNVNEADLRVQRFVERYNLSFPVAIDKGMLVSDAYGIRPLPITFLINEHGIVEKIHYGMMDEALVEEFMELIKPKT, encoded by the coding sequence ATGATACGGAAAAGATTGCTACTACGGACTTCGATACTTGTCGTGATTACGATAGCGTTAGTATACACGTTCTATACTAATTTTTTTGCTGATAAATCAAGTGTCCGTGTAGGTGAGGAGCCTATTAATTTCGTGTTAACAACATTAGAGGGAGAGCGAATTGAATTAGCTGACTATAAAGGTCAGGGTGTCTTTTTAAACTTTTGGGGAACGTATTGTAAACCATGTGAAGAAGAAATGCCGATTATGGACGATTTCTATCAAATTTACAAAGACCAAGGGGTAGAGATTATCGCTGTTAATGTAAATGAAGCTGACCTTCGAGTCCAACGCTTTGTTGAACGGTACAACCTCTCATTTCCTGTTGCGATTGATAAAGGAATGTTAGTCAGTGACGCCTATGGCATTCGCCCATTACCAATTACGTTTCTCATTAATGAGCATGGAATAGTAGAAAAGATTCATTACGGAATGATGGATGAGGCACTAGTTGAAGAATTTATGGAATTAATCAAACCGAAAACGTAA
- a CDS encoding pseudouridine synthase has translation MERLQKVIAHAGVASRRKAEELILEGKVKVNGVVVKELGMKVTPRKDEIEVNGVPIDKEEPVYFLLYKPTGVISAVKDDRGRKVVTEFLEVEQRVFPVGRLDYDTSGALLLTNDGELTNILTHPKHKVDKMYIAKVKGYPTKEVIEKLRKGIMLEDGKTAPARVKIVSGDKKKGTSIIEITIHEGRNRQVRRMFDAVGHPVLKLKRERFSFLDVGNMRPGETRPLKPFEVKQLKEIAVT, from the coding sequence ATGGAACGTTTACAAAAAGTGATTGCACATGCAGGTGTAGCTTCAAGGCGAAAAGCAGAAGAATTGATTTTAGAAGGAAAAGTAAAAGTAAATGGAGTTGTCGTGAAAGAACTTGGGATGAAAGTAACTCCTAGAAAAGATGAAATTGAAGTTAATGGCGTCCCAATTGATAAAGAAGAACCAGTGTACTTTTTATTGTATAAACCAACTGGAGTCATATCAGCAGTGAAAGATGATAGAGGAAGAAAAGTCGTTACGGAATTTTTAGAAGTGGAACAACGGGTTTTTCCTGTAGGTCGACTTGATTATGATACGTCAGGAGCTTTATTGTTAACAAATGATGGCGAGCTGACAAATATACTCACGCATCCGAAACATAAAGTAGATAAAATGTATATCGCAAAAGTAAAAGGGTATCCAACAAAGGAAGTCATCGAAAAGCTTAGAAAAGGCATTATGTTGGAAGATGGAAAAACAGCACCAGCTCGTGTCAAAATTGTGTCTGGTGATAAGAAAAAAGGCACGTCAATTATTGAAATAACGATTCATGAAGGAAGGAATCGGCAAGTAAGAAGGATGTTCGATGCGGTCGGACACCCAGTATTGAAGCTAAAAAGAGAGCGGTTTTCTTTTTTAGATGTTGGAAATATGCGACCAGGCGAAACAAGGCCGCTAAAGCCGTTTGAAGTAAAGCAGTTAAAAGAAATAGCTGTCACATAA
- a CDS encoding DUF1657 domain-containing protein, whose protein sequence is MTIASQVKQCLSTLKGIESQLNTFSLKAQDEESRQAFHESCLITRKVIVDIENRVGELEREEPQYKGF, encoded by the coding sequence ATGACAATTGCATCACAAGTAAAGCAATGCTTATCAACGTTAAAAGGAATTGAATCTCAACTGAATACATTTTCATTAAAAGCACAAGATGAGGAATCAAGACAAGCGTTTCATGAATCTTGTTTAATCACAAGAAAAGTCATTGTCGACATCGAAAATCGTGTAGGTGAACTAGAGCGTGAAGAGCCACAGTATAAAGGGTTTTAG
- the spoVAE gene encoding stage V sporulation protein AE, translating into MIFFWAFVVGGLICVIGQILMDVVKLTPAHTMSTLVVAGAVLDGIGVYEPLIDFAGAGATVPITSFGNALVHGALAEAERNGIVGVITGIFEVTSAGISAAIIFGFIAALIFKPKG; encoded by the coding sequence ATGATTTTCTTTTGGGCGTTTGTTGTTGGAGGGCTAATATGTGTAATCGGCCAAATTCTTATGGATGTTGTGAAATTAACACCTGCACATACAATGAGTACACTTGTTGTGGCGGGAGCCGTCTTAGATGGGATTGGGGTGTATGAACCGCTGATCGATTTCGCTGGAGCAGGGGCGACTGTACCGATTACAAGTTTTGGGAATGCCCTTGTCCATGGGGCGCTAGCAGAAGCAGAACGAAACGGGATTGTTGGTGTCATTACGGGGATTTTCGAAGTAACGAGTGCAGGGATTTCAGCAGCAATTATTTTTGGATTTATTGCTGCGCTAATTTTTAAACCAAAAGGGTAG
- a CDS encoding alkaline phosphatase family protein has translation MMRFWLLVGMVLLILAGCNGENEGGASIQQAEKEDKDPNKKVVFVIIDSMMGSLVDNSLEKGTIPALEFLIENGQYYKDLVAPFPSMSVVIESSMVTGEMPNNHKIPGLVWYKDDEQRLVDYGSTIQKAAQLGMKQALFDSLYHLNNTHLNEESTTIFEALQEKGYTTGSVNTLIYRGNTNHDMHLPPVLDNWLGMNGSLQTKGPDLLAFGSVVKPKVVENKNFPDSLFSQFGLNDEYSVEVTKEIIKNGEQPDFLMVFLPDFDKEAHDNSPHYRKGFERAEHLFQDILNAYPSWEQALEENIFIVVGDHGQDKLLDDEVEMAIDLESIYHDYEPARLQDQLTPGEIAFGNNHRMSYVYALENEQLLPRLAETAMVDKRIAHASWLQDGWVHVISPDYDDVVRFRKFGPWADRYDQTWEIEGNEDILTIKKDSNKNELAYVDYPDILNQLYSAHHAHDNNTLILTAKPGHVFKSQGSPLHVGGGEHGGIHKNETLAALVISGTDKEPEYLRMVDLKDYILQLYDDE, from the coding sequence ATGATGAGATTTTGGCTACTAGTCGGGATGGTATTACTCATATTAGCAGGATGTAACGGTGAAAATGAAGGTGGTGCATCCATACAGCAAGCAGAAAAAGAAGATAAAGATCCTAACAAAAAAGTAGTCTTTGTCATTATTGATTCAATGATGGGCTCACTAGTCGACAACTCGTTAGAAAAAGGAACGATTCCAGCTTTAGAATTTTTAATTGAAAATGGACAATATTATAAAGATCTCGTTGCTCCATTTCCTTCTATGTCCGTTGTCATTGAAAGCTCCATGGTGACAGGAGAAATGCCGAATAATCATAAGATTCCTGGCCTTGTTTGGTACAAAGACGATGAACAGCGCTTAGTTGATTACGGCTCAACGATCCAAAAAGCGGCTCAACTCGGAATGAAGCAAGCCCTTTTTGATTCGTTATACCATTTGAATAATACCCACTTAAATGAAGAATCGACAACAATATTTGAAGCTCTTCAAGAAAAAGGGTATACAACAGGGTCTGTAAATACGCTTATTTATCGAGGCAATACAAATCACGATATGCATTTACCACCGGTGTTAGATAACTGGTTAGGGATGAATGGTTCCTTACAAACGAAAGGACCTGATTTATTAGCTTTTGGTAGCGTGGTAAAACCAAAAGTGGTAGAAAATAAAAACTTTCCTGATAGTCTGTTTTCACAATTTGGATTAAATGATGAATACTCTGTTGAGGTCACAAAAGAGATTATTAAAAACGGGGAACAGCCTGATTTTCTAATGGTATTCTTACCAGACTTTGATAAAGAGGCACACGATAATAGTCCTCACTATCGAAAAGGGTTTGAAAGAGCGGAGCATTTATTTCAAGATATTTTAAATGCCTACCCTAGTTGGGAACAAGCACTAGAAGAAAATATTTTTATCGTTGTCGGAGACCACGGACAAGATAAATTGCTTGATGATGAAGTTGAAATGGCTATCGACTTAGAATCCATTTATCATGATTATGAGCCCGCACGCCTACAGGACCAACTAACACCTGGGGAAATCGCCTTTGGGAATAATCACCGCATGTCATATGTGTATGCCCTAGAAAATGAACAATTATTACCTAGATTAGCGGAAACCGCAATGGTCGACAAACGGATTGCTCATGCTTCTTGGCTCCAAGACGGATGGGTGCATGTCATTTCGCCTGATTATGATGATGTTGTCCGTTTTAGAAAATTCGGTCCTTGGGCAGACCGCTATGACCAAACATGGGAAATTGAAGGAAATGAAGATATTTTAACGATTAAAAAAGATAGCAATAAAAATGAATTAGCTTATGTTGACTACCCAGATATCCTGAACCAGCTTTACAGTGCTCATCACGCCCATGACAATAACACATTAATTTTAACTGCTAAACCGGGTCATGTATTTAAATCACAAGGGTCCCCTCTTCATGTTGGTGGTGGGGAACATGGTGGAATTCATAAAAATGAAACATTAGCTGCTTTAGTCATATCTGGTACAGACAAAGAGCCCGAATATTTACGAATGGTTGATTTAAAAGATTATATATTACAACTTTATGATGACGAGTAA
- the spoVAC gene encoding stage V sporulation protein AC translates to MSDQKKKNLSPVKQEYQKFASEHEIKRPVFKNCIRAFLFGGLICLIGQGVQTVFIHYFDFTERTAGDPTVAVMIFLSVLLTGFGVYDRIAQIAGAGTAVPVTGFANSVASAAIEHRTEGLVLGVGGNMFKLAGSVIVFGTFSAFVIALIKTIFVQWGGL, encoded by the coding sequence ATGTCAGATCAGAAAAAGAAAAATTTATCCCCTGTTAAACAAGAGTATCAAAAATTTGCGAGCGAACACGAAATAAAGCGACCTGTTTTTAAAAATTGTATCCGCGCCTTTTTATTTGGTGGACTTATTTGCTTGATTGGACAAGGGGTTCAAACGGTTTTTATTCATTATTTTGATTTTACTGAACGAACAGCAGGAGACCCAACGGTTGCTGTTATGATTTTTCTTTCTGTATTACTTACAGGGTTTGGTGTTTATGACCGAATTGCTCAAATTGCAGGAGCAGGTACAGCTGTTCCTGTAACTGGTTTTGCCAACTCAGTGGCGAGTGCTGCGATTGAACATCGAACAGAAGGATTAGTGTTAGGTGTTGGTGGCAATATGTTTAAACTAGCTGGGTCTGTTATTGTTTTCGGAACATTTTCCGCGTTTGTAATCGCACTCATTAAAACGATATTCGTTCAATGGGGGGGATTGTAA
- a CDS encoding DUF421 domain-containing protein translates to MPGWLEVALRATIGLFFVLFASKLFVRKPVSHLTYFEWIAMAAVAIIVAVGSIGLAIPPMYVIIALFIWTFVPYLLGLLSMKSKTVRNVVGGKGIPFIKDGKVLEDNLKKQRYSTDELLTQLRSKQVFKVADVEFAVLEPTGDINVLLKKEYQPLTANDMKMPVAPIKQPETIIMDGKILDEPLATLGFNRKWLEIELDKIGVAIENVYVGQVDSYGELTVDLFDDKLQVPKPQEKPLLLASIKKCQADLEAFALQTESQQAKKMYSNSSKDMERVLTQMTKYLK, encoded by the coding sequence ATGCCTGGATGGTTAGAGGTTGCCTTGCGCGCAACAATAGGGTTATTTTTTGTTTTGTTCGCCTCGAAATTGTTTGTTCGCAAGCCTGTTTCCCATTTAACCTACTTTGAGTGGATAGCAATGGCCGCGGTTGCCATTATTGTTGCTGTAGGATCCATAGGTCTTGCTATTCCTCCAATGTATGTCATTATTGCTTTATTTATATGGACATTTGTCCCATATCTTCTCGGTCTATTGTCAATGAAAAGTAAAACCGTAAGAAATGTAGTTGGAGGAAAAGGAATTCCTTTTATTAAAGACGGGAAAGTATTAGAAGATAATTTAAAAAAACAGCGCTATTCTACCGATGAATTGTTAACTCAATTACGTTCAAAGCAAGTATTCAAAGTAGCAGACGTTGAATTTGCTGTGCTTGAGCCAACAGGAGATATAAATGTCTTGTTAAAAAAAGAATATCAACCTTTAACGGCAAATGATATGAAAATGCCTGTTGCTCCAATAAAACAACCCGAGACGATTATCATGGACGGGAAAATATTAGATGAACCTTTAGCAACGCTAGGGTTTAATCGAAAATGGTTAGAAATAGAACTTGATAAAATCGGTGTTGCGATTGAAAATGTGTATGTTGGTCAGGTGGATTCATATGGAGAATTAACGGTAGATTTATTTGATGACAAGCTTCAAGTGCCTAAACCACAAGAAAAGCCATTATTATTAGCGTCTATAAAAAAGTGCCAAGCCGATCTCGAAGCCTTTGCGTTGCAAACTGAATCACAACAAGCGAAAAAAATGTATTCAAACAGTTCAAAAGATATGGAGCGAGTGTTAACGCAAATGACAAAGTATTTGAAATAA
- a CDS encoding YhcN/YlaJ family sporulation lipoprotein, with the protein MKKIIILFVLVLIGLQGCGFEAQQDISPQQLGDDAVVDQTKADEAKKIVLSMEEVYEVKGVSHNDKIYVAPNVHHFDRLRLEEIRKTGFEKIKKRYPEETVFFTTDKKIYMELEKLETELKNKEISTSALEKKLSKLEDDMKG; encoded by the coding sequence ATGAAAAAAATTATAATTTTGTTTGTTTTGGTTCTCATCGGTCTACAAGGGTGCGGATTTGAGGCACAACAGGATATATCACCTCAACAGCTCGGCGATGACGCCGTTGTTGACCAAACAAAAGCAGATGAAGCCAAAAAAATCGTATTGTCAATGGAGGAAGTGTATGAAGTAAAAGGGGTTAGTCATAACGATAAGATTTATGTCGCTCCAAACGTACATCATTTTGATCGACTACGTCTTGAAGAGATTAGAAAAACCGGATTTGAGAAAATAAAAAAGCGCTACCCGGAGGAAACGGTATTTTTTACAACAGATAAAAAAATATATATGGAGCTTGAAAAACTAGAAACTGAGTTGAAGAACAAAGAGATCTCTACATCAGCTTTAGAAAAGAAGTTATCAAAACTTGAGGATGATATGAAAGGGTAA
- a CDS encoding spore maturation protein, with product MSWITVISMWMIPMLIGFILLYGTYKKVPTYETFVDGAKEGFSMAVSIIPYLVGMMVGISVFRASGAMDFFIGLFQPVLQAIGVPSEIVPLALIRPISGTGALGMTSDLIATFGPDSFIGRLASTMQGSTDTTLYVLTVYFGAVGIKKMGDALKVGLLADIVGIIAAIVIVTLVFG from the coding sequence ATGAGTTGGATAACTGTCATCTCCATGTGGATGATTCCGATGCTCATCGGTTTTATCCTCCTCTATGGAACATATAAAAAAGTGCCTACATATGAAACATTTGTGGATGGGGCAAAAGAAGGTTTCTCGATGGCTGTTTCCATAATCCCTTACTTAGTTGGTATGATGGTCGGCATTTCTGTTTTTCGGGCTTCCGGTGCAATGGATTTTTTTATTGGACTTTTTCAGCCAGTGTTGCAAGCGATAGGTGTACCGAGTGAAATCGTGCCACTAGCATTAATTAGGCCGATTTCTGGGACTGGTGCGCTTGGGATGACATCTGATTTAATTGCAACGTTTGGACCAGATTCATTCATTGGTAGATTGGCCTCAACAATGCAAGGGAGTACAGATACAACATTATATGTTCTTACCGTATATTTTGGAGCAGTCGGAATTAAGAAAATGGGGGATGCTTTAAAAGTCGGTTTACTTGCAGATATTGTTGGAATTATTGCAGCAATCGTGATTGTTACATTAGTTTTTGGATAA
- a CDS encoding DUF1657 domain-containing protein yields the protein MTVATQVRQTLAGLKSAQASLETFALQTQNQQAKQMFQNMAQQTQGIVDTITPRLQEIEQEEPQYKQQ from the coding sequence ATGACAGTAGCCACTCAAGTAAGACAAACATTAGCAGGCCTAAAAAGTGCACAAGCAAGTTTAGAAACATTTGCCCTTCAAACACAAAACCAACAAGCGAAGCAAATGTTCCAAAATATGGCTCAACAAACACAAGGAATCGTGGATACGATAACGCCACGCTTGCAAGAGATTGAACAGGAAGAACCACAGTATAAGCAACAATAA
- a CDS encoding DUF421 domain-containing protein, whose protein sequence is MQTFFELLTVLGRIITIFPLLLILALYMGKRSIGQLPIFDFLVIVTLASVTGADIADPNVNHIFTAFAIVMISLLQKGVATLIIKHRKIGKWLTFEPTIVISQGVFQVQNLQRIQYSIDNVLQMLREKNIFSLEDVELAIIEANGQLSVVKTNSKSEVTLEDLHLQKKKSGIAFPFIIEGQVYEEVLAKFQLDHVWVDEQLQQHGVQNIHDVFFASISKEKDVHISLRTKENTEENSLLFH, encoded by the coding sequence ATGCAAACGTTTTTTGAATTACTAACAGTGCTTGGCAGGATTATCACTATTTTCCCTCTCCTGCTTATCCTCGCGTTATACATGGGAAAGCGGTCGATTGGTCAACTTCCGATTTTTGATTTTTTAGTGATTGTCACGTTAGCGTCAGTAACAGGCGCCGATATCGCAGACCCCAATGTCAATCATATTTTTACTGCATTTGCAATTGTCATGATTAGCCTATTGCAAAAAGGAGTGGCCACGCTCATTATCAAACATCGGAAAATAGGAAAGTGGCTCACTTTCGAACCTACGATTGTGATTAGCCAAGGTGTGTTTCAAGTTCAAAACTTACAACGAATTCAATATTCCATTGACAATGTATTACAAATGTTAAGGGAAAAAAATATTTTCTCACTTGAAGATGTTGAATTAGCGATTATTGAAGCTAACGGACAACTAAGCGTTGTGAAGACAAACAGCAAATCTGAAGTTACACTAGAAGATTTACACTTACAAAAAAAGAAAAGCGGAATTGCCTTTCCCTTTATTATCGAAGGTCAAGTGTATGAAGAAGTCCTAGCCAAGTTTCAACTCGATCATGTATGGGTTGATGAGCAATTACAACAACATGGCGTACAAAATATTCATGATGTCTTTTTCGCCTCCATCTCAAAGGAGAAAGATGTACATATTTCATTACGAACAAAAGAAAACACCGAAGAAAATTCATTGTTGTTTCATTAG
- a CDS encoding nucleoside recognition domain-containing protein: MINYIWVGMIIIGIVFAAINGTMEELNEAIFAGAKDAVTICFGLISILVFWLGMMRIAQNSGLLDGLAKLMSPIAKRIFPEVPPNHPAMGYILSNMSANMFGLGNAATPMGIKAMQELKRLNGDSDQASRSMITLLAINTASITLIPTTVISIRMSYDSVAPTEIVGTTIMATACSTLGALLIDRFFYYRRVRKGRK; this comes from the coding sequence ATGATTAATTACATATGGGTTGGCATGATTATAATTGGGATAGTGTTTGCAGCGATAAATGGGACGATGGAAGAATTAAATGAAGCGATTTTTGCGGGAGCAAAAGATGCGGTTACGATTTGTTTTGGTTTAATTAGTATCCTCGTTTTTTGGCTAGGTATGATGAGAATTGCTCAAAATTCAGGTTTGCTTGATGGTTTAGCAAAATTGATGAGTCCGATTGCCAAGCGAATTTTTCCAGAAGTTCCTCCCAACCATCCTGCTATGGGATATATTCTTTCAAATATGTCTGCTAATATGTTTGGATTAGGAAATGCGGCAACGCCAATGGGGATAAAGGCGATGCAAGAATTAAAACGGTTGAATGGGGATAGTGATCAAGCGAGTCGTTCTATGATTACGTTATTGGCGATTAATACAGCTAGTATTACATTAATTCCAACAACAGTCATCTCGATTCGTATGAGCTATGATTCGGTGGCGCCAACAGAAATTGTAGGAACAACGATTATGGCGACCGCATGCTCAACATTGGGAGCCTTATTAATCGATCGTTTTTTCTATTATCGACGGGTAAGAAAAGGGAGGAAATAA
- a CDS encoding DUF421 domain-containing protein, which produces MNTNFFSLTTELLIGFFALLAITKLLGKTQITQLTPFDFISALVLGELVGNAIYDKEIGLKYVLYAITLWGTLIFSIEKLTQVVKKSRTFLEGNPSIIIRRGKIDFSELKRNQLDINQLQHLLREKDVFSLREIEYAILEPNGSVSVMKKSSYQTLQKKDVQPTSTIAHLPITIISDGEILLDNLKEAGFDEEWLSTQLLHNGVTKATDVLLAEWLEGDSLYVAKY; this is translated from the coding sequence ATGAATACCAATTTTTTCTCGCTAACAACAGAACTTCTTATTGGTTTCTTTGCTTTGTTAGCTATAACAAAACTACTTGGCAAAACCCAAATTACACAATTAACACCTTTTGATTTTATTTCTGCCCTTGTGCTTGGGGAGTTAGTAGGAAATGCCATATACGATAAAGAAATTGGACTCAAGTATGTACTTTATGCGATTACGCTTTGGGGGACATTGATTTTTTCGATTGAAAAACTTACACAAGTCGTCAAAAAATCTAGAACTTTTTTAGAAGGAAATCCATCCATCATCATTCGTCGGGGCAAAATAGACTTTTCAGAGTTAAAACGAAATCAGCTAGATATAAACCAGTTGCAACACCTTCTACGAGAAAAAGATGTATTCTCACTTCGAGAAATAGAATATGCCATACTTGAACCTAATGGCTCTGTCAGTGTCATGAAAAAAAGCTCTTATCAAACTTTGCAAAAAAAGGACGTTCAGCCAACTTCCACTATTGCTCATTTGCCCATTACGATCATATCTGATGGAGAAATTCTTTTAGACAATTTAAAAGAAGCTGGATTTGACGAAGAGTGGCTCTCTACTCAATTGCTTCACAATGGGGTCACTAAAGCAACAGATGTTTTATTAGCTGAATGGCTTGAGGGAGATTCTTTATATGTCGCAAAATATTAG
- a CDS encoding D-alanyl-D-alanine carboxypeptidase family protein, giving the protein MTKKANKSIIISIIFVLLFSTMTFSGNRVEAVGGVSAQAAILIEQSSGRVLYAKDEHAQLRIASITKIMTAILAIESGMLEETVTVSNNASGTEGSSLYLKPGEKIKLKDLVYGLMLRSGNDSAVAIAEHVGGSLDGFIYMMNEKAREIGMTRTVFNNPHGLDDHEEHYSTAYDMALLTKYAMENETYREVSSTKSYRAPQEGEKWDRIWQNKNRLLTQLYKYSTGGKTGYTKRANRTLVSTATKDDLDLIAVTLNAPSDWHDHMNMFNWAFEAYELKLLVKEGFVKGIEEEFYKDQVYAPYTFTYPLTKDEQKGMKKKVTLYRPPANNKWEDGDITEPVGKIMLTIKDDKIGEIPLYYEAPEIEEKQSFWSKVKEMFFITIGVNPYD; this is encoded by the coding sequence ATGACCAAAAAGGCTAACAAATCTATTATTATTTCAATAATCTTTGTTTTACTATTTAGTACAATGACTTTTTCAGGAAATCGGGTTGAAGCTGTTGGAGGGGTTTCTGCTCAAGCCGCTATTTTAATTGAACAATCGTCTGGACGAGTGTTATATGCAAAAGACGAACATGCGCAATTACGAATCGCTAGTATTACTAAGATTATGACGGCGATTTTAGCGATTGAATCAGGAATGCTAGAAGAAACTGTGACAGTTTCGAATAATGCTTCTGGAACTGAAGGGTCGTCGCTTTATTTAAAACCCGGAGAAAAAATAAAATTAAAAGATTTAGTGTATGGACTAATGCTTCGCTCAGGGAATGATTCTGCTGTAGCAATAGCCGAACATGTGGGTGGTAGTTTAGATGGATTTATTTATATGATGAATGAAAAAGCAAGAGAAATCGGGATGACTCGTACTGTGTTTAATAACCCACACGGACTAGATGACCATGAAGAGCATTATTCTACGGCCTATGATATGGCTTTGTTAACAAAGTACGCGATGGAAAATGAAACATACCGTGAAGTTTCTTCTACAAAATCGTATCGTGCCCCTCAAGAAGGGGAGAAATGGGATCGAATTTGGCAAAATAAAAATAGATTGTTAACGCAACTCTATAAATATAGCACTGGTGGGAAAACAGGGTATACGAAAAGAGCGAATCGGACATTAGTGTCAACCGCTACAAAAGATGATTTAGATTTAATTGCCGTGACATTAAACGCACCAAGTGATTGGCATGATCATATGAATATGTTTAATTGGGCTTTTGAGGCTTATGAGCTTAAGCTATTAGTGAAAGAAGGATTTGTAAAAGGGATTGAGGAGGAGTTCTATAAAGACCAGGTGTATGCTCCTTATACATTCACATATCCTTTGACAAAAGATGAGCAAAAAGGGATGAAAAAGAAAGTGACGTTATATCGTCCTCCAGCTAACAATAAGTGGGAAGATGGAGATATTACAGAACCTGTAGGAAAAATTATGCTGACAATAAAAGACGATAAGATTGGAGAAATTCCTCTTTATTATGAAGCACCAGAAATCGAAGAAAAACAAAGCTTCTGGTCTAAAGTGAAGGAAATGTTTTTTATTACTATCGGAGTGAACCCATATGATTAA